One Gammaproteobacteria bacterium DNA window includes the following coding sequences:
- a CDS encoding J domain-containing protein, whose protein sequence is MEFKDYYKILGVDRKATQDEIKRAYRKLARQYHPDVSSKTDAEARFKEVNEAHEALKDPEKRAAYDQLLHGGWQAGQGFKPPPGWDAGFEFRGRGFRDAGSGPGFSDFFESLFGRFGGGPGAGFRPRPEASRGEDHHARVHISLEDAYHGASRNISLQLPQVDAQGHVVTRPHTLRVKIPAGIQPGQKIRLAGQGAPPLGGGPAGDLYLEVLFEPHPLFQVEERDVHLTVPVTPWEAALGAKITVPTLGGRVELKIQPGSQSGQKLRLKGRGLPGQPPGDQIVTLQIHTPRAETDKQRRLYRELAAALPFNPRAGMN, encoded by the coding sequence ATGGAATTTAAGGACTACTACAAAATACTGGGCGTAGACCGCAAAGCCACCCAGGATGAGATCAAGCGGGCCTACCGCAAACTGGCGCGCCAGTATCATCCGGATGTGAGCAGTAAAACCGACGCCGAAGCCCGCTTCAAGGAAGTGAACGAAGCCCACGAGGCCTTGAAGGATCCGGAAAAACGCGCCGCCTACGACCAGCTCTTGCATGGCGGCTGGCAGGCCGGCCAGGGTTTCAAGCCGCCGCCGGGCTGGGACGCCGGTTTCGAGTTCCGCGGCCGCGGCTTTCGCGACGCGGGAAGCGGGCCGGGTTTCAGCGATTTCTTCGAGAGCCTGTTCGGCCGCTTCGGCGGTGGCCCCGGCGCCGGTTTCCGCCCCCGGCCCGAGGCCTCCCGCGGCGAAGACCACCATGCCCGCGTGCACATCAGTCTGGAAGACGCCTACCACGGCGCCAGCCGCAATATTTCCCTGCAATTGCCGCAAGTGGACGCGCAGGGACACGTCGTCACCCGCCCCCACACCCTGCGGGTGAAAATCCCCGCCGGCATCCAGCCGGGGCAGAAAATCCGCCTCGCCGGCCAGGGCGCGCCCCCCTTGGGCGGCGGTCCTGCGGGGGATTTATACCTGGAAGTGCTGTTCGAACCCCACCCCCTGTTTCAGGTGGAGGAACGTGATGTACACCTCACGGTGCCCGTCACACCCTGGGAAGCGGCGCTGGGCGCCAAAATCACGGTCCCGACCCTGGGGGGCAGGGTGGAACTGAAAATCCAGCCCGGCTCCCAGTCGGGCCAAAAACTCAGGCTCAAGGGCAGAGGCCTGCCCGGCCAGCCCCCGGGCGACCAGATCGTCACCTTGCAGATTCACACCCCCAGGGCGGAAACGGACAAGCAACGCCGGCTGTATCGGGAACTGGCGGCCGCCCTGCCCTTCAATCCGCGGGCGGGGATGAATTGA